From the genome of Amycolatopsis camponoti:
GTACCCGGTGGGCTGGGTTCTCACCTACCGGCGCCGACGGACGCCCGGTGCGCCGTTCGGCGGATTCGCGGCCGGGGTGGTCCTAGGACCGCCGGTGCGGGACGCGTGCACCGGCCTCGAATCCATCCCGCTCGCCTCGCTCGGCGACGGCCCGACGGTCTGGGTGGCGGACCGGGACGTGATCGGCATCCAGCCCCGCCGGGTCCCGGACAGCGGGGCGGCCGCACCCCGCTGAGGTATGTCCACTCAGGACACCTCGGGTTCCGGATCGGTGGTGCGGGTAGTCCGGTGAGCGGTGCTGGAAGGACCGGATCGCCGGGTTCCGGATCGTGCCGTCCCGGATTTCCCCGGCGCGGACCGTCTCGTTTCGTCCCATGTGGACGGTCCGGAAAGGACCATCCGCGGGTGGGGCAGCAAGGTCTCGCTGATCTGGTGAACTCCTCCCAGCCGCCCGGCGGCGGGGGGCGCAAGGACCGCGTGTCACCGCCACGCTGTCAGGCAACGGCGCCGCGGCAAGTGAAGCGACTCACGATCGCAGTGATGTCACGCCGCGACATCATGGTGTAGAGTTCCGGATGACCAGTCGATCCGGGATGCGGAGACCGTCGCCACGACGCTCGTCGAGGCTCCCGGAACGCCGAAGCCTCCCAGAATTTGGAGCGATGACCATGATCCTCGAAATCGCCGAGATGAGCGTGAAGTCGGGCAGCGAGAAGGAATTCGCGGAAGCGCACGCCGCGGCCAGCGAGGCGTACGGAGCAGCCGAGGGAATGCTCTCGGCACGCCTCACCCAGGGGGTCGAGACCCCGACGAAGTTCGTGCTTCTCGTGGAATGGACCGATATCGAGGCACACGAGCGTTACCGCGACACCGAGCAGTACGGTCATTGGCGCGCGGCGATCAGCCCGTACGTCGCTGGGCCCGCTGCCGTCCAGCACACCCGCGTCGTCGCCTGACCCGAGCGGACCGGCCGGTCCGTGGGAACGATCATTCGTGATGGGCCGGTTCCCGTGGATCGCCCACCGGCGTCGTCCGGCGCCGGTGGGGTCGAGGCCATGGCCGGATCGATCAGCGGTGCTGTGTGGCCGGCCAGGGCACGATGGCGGAGAGCAGGGACATGACGGTTTCGGTGATGGTCGTCAGGTCGGTGTTGTCGTTGCTTTCCAGCCACTTCCGGTAGGCCGTGCGAAAGATCTGGCTTCCCGTCCCGGCCGCGAGTTCTGCGATGTCCGGGTCGATTCCGCGCTCGCAGAGTACCCGGCGGAACCCGTCGGCCATCTGGTGTTGCTTGATCAGGTCGCGTTCCAGCAGCCGGGGGTTCGCTGCGATCATCTGGGCCCGCCGGTGCTGGATGTCTCGTGATCCGAGTTTTTCCCAGTCGTAACCGGCCAAGGTCCGGGTCACTGCCTCGAGCGGATTCGTGAGGTCGGGCATCTGCCGGAGCTCCTGGACGAGCGCCTCGTCGAGGACGTGCGCGTCAGCGAAGAGAATTTCTTCCTTGTCCGGGAAGTACCGGAAGAAGGTCCGGGCGGTGACGCGGGCGCGTTTCGCGATCTGGACCGCGGTGGTTTCCTCGAAACCTTGCT
Proteins encoded in this window:
- a CDS encoding putative quinol monooxygenase, with translation MTMILEIAEMSVKSGSEKEFAEAHAAASEAYGAAEGMLSARLTQGVETPTKFVLLVEWTDIEAHERYRDTEQYGHWRAAISPYVAGPAAVQHTRVVA
- a CDS encoding TetR family transcriptional regulator; the protein is MPRWEEGSGERMKQAAMELFEEQGFEETTAVQIAKRARVTARTFFRYFPDKEEILFADAHVLDEALVQELRQMPDLTNPLEAVTRTLAGYDWEKLGSRDIQHRRAQMIAANPRLLERDLIKQHQMADGFRRVLCERGIDPDIAELAAGTGSQIFRTAYRKWLESNDNTDLTTITETVMSLLSAIVPWPATQHR